Proteins from a genomic interval of Tenacibaculum sp. SZ-18:
- a CDS encoding DUF2306 domain-containing protein yields MKRLIGIVLISLALFIGINRPLKYILADGPIDLLSMKPEKVLDSLTYNLAFYIHIIFGGLALIIGWIQFIKPIREKYPKLHKIVGKLYISSIFIAAPVAFYISFFVRGGLPTEIGFTFGSLVWLTATYLGYRAIRKGNLKAHIQYMSYSYAGTFAAITLRFWLPFLISIIGNFDLAYGISVWLSWIPNVIIAHLIMHKKQNLLDYYRKYKIELLLRAVAIIFVVFLLVSYTTIQTWFYKEPQFKGTPFAKKTNLTTSYFSKEKFIEIDTYLNEEAETTSMIVLENGKVVYEYGDVSEIYKLNHSTKGITSLLLGKYLDDNKLHETLQSNNVNEYYNLLPVEQKATTKDILTSSSGVLYLKNERSYYTIPRVRERGKVKPGDYFSWNNWDYNVAAYLLEQKSGNKFHKELEQQLAIPLGFQDWNIENQKVVFNKKKSIFGFNEVHISTRDMAKIGQLLLQKGVWNGKELINKDWIERITSTAVSRDSVTVRINRDLSSPLQQSYGYLWWIIERFYDNPDFEGAYTSWDESGQFITVIPKRRVVVAHKTKLDYLTHINLSERTKLASYKYWWVLRTLMLNRKLIAEYAQNKTTDEVIEFLKRTYNKESEYAISERLINEYALSLAKDNRHEEALKFYELNLKLYPIHGYYTHRIYNYYAESLLALKRKEDAISAYEKSLQWNPINADVEKILKKLKS; encoded by the coding sequence ATGAAAAGATTGATTGGAATTGTATTAATTAGTTTGGCATTATTTATTGGTATAAATAGACCATTAAAATATATACTAGCTGATGGACCAATAGACTTATTATCTATGAAACCAGAAAAAGTATTGGATAGTTTAACGTATAATTTAGCGTTCTACATTCATATAATATTTGGAGGTCTTGCTTTAATAATTGGGTGGATTCAATTTATAAAACCAATTAGAGAAAAATACCCTAAACTACATAAAATTGTAGGTAAACTTTATATTTCATCAATTTTTATTGCTGCACCTGTTGCTTTTTATATTAGTTTTTTCGTACGCGGTGGTTTACCTACCGAAATTGGATTTACTTTTGGTTCTTTGGTATGGTTAACTGCAACTTATTTAGGTTATCGCGCTATTAGGAAAGGAAATCTAAAAGCACATATTCAATACATGTCCTACAGTTACGCAGGAACATTCGCCGCAATAACTTTAAGGTTCTGGTTACCATTTCTTATCTCAATAATTGGTAACTTTGATCTCGCCTATGGAATTTCCGTATGGTTAAGTTGGATTCCAAATGTGATTATAGCGCACTTAATTATGCATAAAAAACAAAATCTACTAGATTATTACAGAAAATATAAAATTGAACTTTTATTAAGGGCTGTAGCCATAATTTTCGTGGTGTTTTTACTTGTTTCATACACAACTATTCAAACTTGGTTCTACAAAGAACCACAATTTAAAGGAACTCCATTTGCAAAAAAAACCAACTTGACAACATCTTATTTTAGTAAAGAAAAATTCATTGAAATTGACACATATTTAAATGAGGAAGCCGAAACAACTAGTATGATCGTTTTAGAGAATGGAAAAGTTGTATATGAATATGGAGATGTTTCTGAAATATATAAATTAAATCATTCAACTAAAGGAATCACCAGTTTGTTATTAGGAAAATACCTAGATGACAATAAACTACACGAAACACTTCAGAGTAATAATGTGAATGAATATTACAATTTGCTTCCAGTAGAACAAAAAGCAACAACCAAAGACATTCTAACTTCATCATCAGGAGTTCTTTACCTTAAAAATGAGCGTTCATATTATACAATACCTAGGGTTAGAGAAAGAGGAAAAGTTAAACCAGGGGATTATTTTTCATGGAATAATTGGGATTACAATGTTGCTGCTTACCTATTAGAACAAAAGTCTGGTAATAAATTTCATAAAGAATTAGAGCAACAATTAGCAATTCCTCTTGGTTTTCAAGATTGGAATATTGAGAATCAAAAAGTTGTTTTTAACAAAAAAAAATCGATTTTTGGATTTAATGAAGTTCATATTTCTACACGAGACATGGCGAAAATTGGTCAATTACTTTTACAAAAAGGTGTTTGGAACGGAAAAGAACTTATTAATAAAGATTGGATAGAAAGAATTACCTCGACAGCTGTTTCCCGAGATTCGGTAACCGTAAGAATTAATCGTGATCTTTCTAGTCCTCTCCAACAATCTTATGGATATTTATGGTGGATTATAGAACGTTTTTATGATAATCCAGATTTTGAAGGAGCTTACACATCTTGGGACGAATCAGGACAATTCATAACAGTAATTCCTAAAAGAAGGGTAGTTGTAGCACACAAAACCAAATTAGATTACTTGACCCACATCAATCTTTCTGAAAGAACAAAGTTAGCATCTTACAAGTATTGGTGGGTTCTTCGAACACTAATGCTTAACAGAAAGCTTATCGCTGAATATGCTCAAAACAAAACAACTGATGAAGTAATAGAATTCTTAAAACGTACGTATAACAAAGAATCAGAATATGCTATTTCTGAAAGATTAATCAACGAATATGCTTTAAGTCTGGCCAAAGATAACAGACATGAAGAAGCTTTAAAGTTTTATGAATTAAATCTAAAACTATATCCAATTCATGGGTATTATACTCATAGAATTTATAATTATTATGCAGAGAGCTTACTAGCATTAAAAAGAAAAGAAGATGCCATATCAGCTTATGAAAAGTCATTACAATGGAATCCAATTAATGCTGATGTAGAGAAGATACTTAAAAAGTTAAAATCGTGA
- a CDS encoding LytTR family DNA-binding domain-containing protein — MKLKINPSIEHHTLVAIVIALWAFLFGILGRPFEHGYMDLKIWLKVSTLFSVSFFITYFILAVIQNRLYQVIQRWNILYEVLMYLLLHTTYIALTYFLYRSTLIKGIYDFSEYFFKISINIIFIVTPIIIIARKYTIKLLNKTKEEKITIKGDNKLDIFIIKPSDLICISNAQNYVEIFYLEKDELHSKLIRSSLKKILNDFNFLMQIHRSHLINPYHFKSWKDSNTITLSKIDLPVSKSYKNNLLDL; from the coding sequence ATGAAGCTTAAAATAAATCCTTCAATTGAACATCATACTTTAGTCGCTATCGTTATTGCTTTGTGGGCATTTCTGTTCGGTATTTTAGGGCGACCATTTGAACATGGATACATGGATTTAAAGATTTGGCTTAAGGTAAGTACTCTTTTCAGTGTATCTTTTTTTATAACTTATTTTATTCTAGCTGTTATACAAAATAGACTTTATCAAGTTATTCAAAGATGGAATATCCTTTACGAAGTTTTAATGTATTTGTTATTACATACTACGTATATCGCTTTAACTTATTTCTTATATCGAAGTACTTTAATAAAAGGAATCTATGACTTTTCTGAATACTTCTTTAAAATAAGCATTAACATCATTTTCATTGTTACTCCCATTATTATAATAGCTAGAAAATACACCATTAAGTTATTGAATAAAACTAAAGAAGAAAAAATAACAATTAAAGGAGATAATAAACTTGACATTTTCATAATTAAACCTTCGGATTTAATTTGTATCTCCAATGCTCAAAATTATGTTGAAATCTTTTACTTAGAAAAAGACGAGTTACATTCCAAATTAATTCGTAGTTCTTTAAAGAAAATTTTGAATGATTTTAATTTTTTAATGCAAATACATCGATCTCATTTGATCAACCCGTATCATTTTAAATCTTGGAAAGATTCGAATACAATTACACTTTCAAAAATTGACCTTCCTGTTTCAAAAAGCTATAAAAATAATCTTCTAGACCTATAA